agagaaaattatttaaaaaaaattcaacctACCCCAATCTTCCAGTTCTCatattgcttttattattattatgttttagttttttgcatgtttcttcATTCAGGTGTTTTGGGCTCTTCAGCTGGTGACTGTGCTCGTTCCAGGAGCTGTGTTCCATCTTTATGCGGCCTATAAAAACATTGACCAAGAGGATATTCTGAAACAACCAACCTACACTGTGTTCTACATCATTTCTGTCCTCTTGCGAATCGTCCTTGAGGTGGCAGCATTCTGGCTTCAGAGTCGCCTCTTTGGATTCCTGGTTCATTCGTTGTACTTCTGTGATGCCAGTTCACTGGAGAAAGCATTCAACTTGACCAAGTGTATGGTGCCCGAGCACTTCGAAAAGACCATCTTCCTCAGTGCAATGTATATTTTCACCATCATCACCATGATTTTGTGTATGGCTGAGATATTTGAAATACTCTGCAGAAGGCTGGGCTATCTAGCAAATCAACAACGACCATGAATTTACCTAATTACCTAATTTCCATTCATCCAGGCTTTATCACATCATTCTCTACCTCAGGTAGAATAATATGCTGTGAAATGCAAAAAGAAGCCTTTGTATATATTTTGCATATTAATAAGCTTTAAACTATATTCTTCTGTTTGTATTATAAAGCTCTTGTCATGGAAGTTAGCCTTtcttgttttatgtatttttgtaatgaaaaaaaaacattaaactatTTAAACCTTAACTAGTCAATCTTTTATGACCTCACATAAGCATTgagatttgtatgtatttattcattttaatgtgaaaaaacATGTCACGTTTGAtgactatttatatatttatgttttggaCTATTTATAAgtctaattaaataaattagaaaTTAATGCAAAGTTAAAGAAGTAAATCAcaaaattagattagattagtaatgacatttaatttgattaaatgacATACTATGTCTTAATGAATCAATTAAATTATACAGTTGGCCGTATTTGTCTTATgcattgatttattattaataatatgtaATTTTGAGGTAaaaacattgtcaacaaatttgtACAATAtcgttttaatgtttttttttttttttaaaggacatCTTTAATcagtaaaacaaacaacaacaaaaataaacaataaacaataagaaGAAATCAGCTGCCTTTATGGGCAAAATAGAAATATCATGAATATCTATATGATGACCATGTATCTGTCTTTAAGACAAATAACACAATGTTGTAGTCTCTAAAATGCCTACATAACTCAAAATCTTTCATATGTaataatgtaaacatgacatgaacATTCTTTCAGAATAAACTGTTTAACTTCACCATCTCAGTGTTTTTAATAACTATTAATACAGTGTAAATCCCACAAACTGAAATGGGACGTTTCTATACCATTTGCTACTTATGATAACAGTACGTTTAATATCAGAGAGCACTTATACCTtctttaaagacatttaaaatgacttaTGCTAAAACGGCATACATTCAAACAGTCAGACAACTTCAAGACCCCTAGATTGCAAGAAAAAACCTGAAAAAGCAAATGTCCCTCCATATATGtaccatttttttaaaaacactcttAAAAAGTGATTACAGTACATTAGAgcaattttgtgtgtgttttgtgtacatacacacacgtatacCTGTCTGTATAAACACGTACATAGGTGTGCATGAATGTGAACATATAATTGACTTAACAGTGACTGGAATGTTGTGTCATATGATTAATCAATCTAAAATCATCAcctaaaatgattaaaaatagctCCAATATTGATGACACTGCATTCAGTCTATCAGCTAGCAAGAAAGTGCTTCAAATAGTAATTTGAATATGTGATTCATAGATAGATAATAATATGATGTTATATGCATATCTATATTAAAATGCCTTGTAATGACATTTTGTTGCTTAAGTGCCAAAAAATCTAACGATTAACGAAGGAAACGAGGTATTACAAAAATACTATACGGTGAAGAAGGTTTAACCTAaagtttctttaaaataatttatcatccACACGTTTCAGTTCATTATCTTCAATGCATATAATGCAGTTAAGTTATAAAGGTGCCAGCAAAAATATACAATAGCATAAAAGGCAATAACAGCACAGCTTAATGCAATATGCAaacttatttaaatgtatttaaataagtgCAATCTCAAAAGCAACCACAAAACCTCATATTAGTTCAACTTAATAACCAACACTACATTTAAGTGCATAAACAGGGTACATCTAATGACTTTCTCTCATTGAGGGATTTGCAAACATCTTAAAGGCACAAGCAGAAgtcaatgatgatgatgatgatgatgcatatAACTTCCTAAAGAAAATGTTTACATTGTTCTTGGAAACGCAGTTTCAGATCGGCAATTTACatggtttaattaaatatttgatctgatattttttttgcatgtattgTAAATATCGGCTTCATGTTTACTTTATAAACTGCATGTATAATTGAGACTGGCATGGCTGGTATAGGGAACATGGCATGTGCACTGAAATAAACATAAGTGCGAGATGCCATGCATATTCTGTGTATTATTTGTTACCAAATCTCCAAAAACTCTTGGTCAGGCTCCTGAAACATAGTCTACGCAAATACGTGAATGCTTCAAGCTACACAAGCTCAATTTCTTGCATTGTTGCGTTCCTGAATTCAAGTATGCATTGCATTTTCAGAGTAAATAAGTCGATATGTTTATAGTAAGTACCTGAAGAATAACACATCTgatttaatggcacagacatttgaaggtaactctatcgcccccttgagtacagAGGTTTGTTACCAAGATGCAGGATATGTTCAACAGAACCACACTCTTGCAATGTGCTGGCCAAGCCTTCGTGTTTGCGTATTTGCGTTGTGTGATTCTGGCCTTTACTTGAATTCATCTTTTGAATGTGTTTGTACAATGCTAAAAATCAACTTTTAGGAGGCTTATCAGTGGCATCTTCAGTTGTTATTCTGAGAGACGCAATAGCTTTTGCACAGATGGAGACACTCTCCTCCTTTTTATCATATTTGCTAGAAAGTCCAGGGTTGGAGGTTGCTGTCTCTCCACCGTAGGACATTCCAAGATCTGGCACAGGGGCTGAGGTCCGGCTGGAACTAGCCATCTCTGATATGTTCTCCTGTGGAAGTGATGGGTGTGAATCTCTCTCCTGAGCAACACCAGATGTCGATGTAGAGGGCATCCTTAAGCCCCCAATAGGGATCATTGGAACAGGTGTTGGCACCTGTCCTTGAGAGTGCAAAGGCAAATGGCTGAGGATGTCAGGCTGTAGGGAAGTGGACAGGCCTTTACGGCTGCATTGGCCAGCAGGAACGTACAGATTCAGAGTACCTTCTCGATCCTGAAAAATAAGGAATGCGTAGAATATTACGTTAACTAAGTAATGGCCTATTCAACACAAGTCAGCATGAAAAAACATGCACAACAAATTTTAACTATAGGACATTTTGTCAAGACAGCAAGCTAGcaaggtagatagaaagatagaatgTCAGGCAGAGGACgaacggacggacggacggacggacggacggacggacggacggacagacggacagacagacagatagatagatagatagaatggatGGACTTAGtgacagatagatggacggatgaacggacagacagacagacagacagacagatagatagatagaatggatGGActtagtgacagacagacagacagacagacagacagacagacagatagatagatagatagatagaatggatGGACTTAGtgacagatagatggacggacgaacggacagacagacagacagacagacagacagacagatagatagaatggatGGActtagtgacagacagacagacagacagacagacagacagacagatagatagatagatagatagatagatagatagatagatagatagaatggatGGACTtagtgacagatagatagacggacggacggacggacggacggacagacagacacacagacagacagacagacagacagacagacagacagacagacagatagatagatagatagatagatagatagatagatagatagatagatagatagatagatagatagatagaatggatGGACTtagtgacagatagatagatggacggacggacggacagacagacagataaatagatagaatgGATGGActtagtgacagacagacagacagacagacagacagacagacagacagacagacagatagatagatagatagatagatagatagatagatagatagaatggatGGACTTAGTGACAGATAGACGGACGGACCGACCGAccgacaacagacagacagacagacagacagacagacagacagacagacagatagatagatagatagaatggatGGActtagtgacagacagacagacagacagacagacccgaccgaccgaccgaccgaccgaccgaccgaccgaccgacagacagacagatagatagatagatagatagatagataaatagatagatagataggatttacatatttaaaagcaAAAAGCTACTATGAAAGCATACCATTTTCTTTTCTGAGTGCACTCCAATGACTGGTCTTGGGGGAGAGCTTTGAAATCTTGTACTCCTTCCCTGTTCCATGTTGGCCCTGTGCTGGTAGGACCCCTTCTGTGGGGACACAGCCCTAAGCACTACTTTTTGACGACCTAATGGAGACTGCGCTCTCTGACCAGATGGGTCAGCCCCTGTTGGCATTGGCCTTACAAGTGAAAgctggaaaacaggtgagaaatCCCCTCTGAAACACAGATCTCTCCTTGGAGAAATGGCCCTCAAAGGAGACGAATCACAGGTTGACAACAGATGGCGTTGTGGTGACAGGTCTCCTCTTGGGCATATGTACCTCTGACGAGGTGAGTCCCAGCAAGGCGACAGCAGCTGAGGTGGGCAGAGTTCAAAAGATTTGCTCGATTGCTCCAAGGTCAGATCATCCTCAATCCTCGAAGAGAAAATTTCAAGTTGTTCCTTAGGTGGATTGCGGCTTGTGTCCAAGTGCTTCATGAGACAGCTAGACAGACATGGCTTGCTGACTGCATATGGCTGAGGACttgtgcttctggacagtgttttTGGTGTAGAATCACCATCGCATTCATCGTCTTCCTCATCATCTGGTTCATCTCCATCTTCATCAGAGTCCTCCACATCTGAGAACTGATGTTTAATGGTTGTTTCCATTGGCCTGCTATCTAAGGACTTCTGGATGTCATCTACACAACCAGTAAGAGCAGAAAACTAAATTAGCTTGTTATGTCACATTTTTATAGCTTGTTTAGGAGTCAGGTTAGCTAGGCAACAAACTACTTTACAAAAATATAGCTAAGCTAGGCTAAAGTTATCCTTTAGAGGAAGTAGCTAGTTACTGATTTCTAGTTActgaaaaatgttaaataaacagaAAAGTAGTTAAACTAATAGCTTCAGTAATTGTAGCGATGCTAATGCCAAGCATTGCAGATTAAGTCAAGTTCTTACCTGCATCCTCTGTATTATCCATGGCTGTGGGCGAAACTCCAAGTTCAAGGCATTTTTTCAGGTGAGCTTTTGACTTCATATGCTTGGTGAGATTACCTAAATGTTATTTAGACATGTTATTATTCAATCTTAGCTCAACAGATTTTCTCAATGATCTTTCTTGATAACATTTAAATGTGGTAAAACAAACCTTTagttttaaaggcaaagttgCAGCACTTGCAGATGTAGGGTCTCACATCTGTGTGAGTTCGTATGTGTTTCTTGAGCATGCTTGGCTTCTTGCAACGAATACCACATTCTTCGCAAATATATTTTCCCCGACCACGGCCCCTCACGTACACATAGTCCTCATTCGACTTATACCTGTcagagataaaaagaaaaaacacttttatacGGATGCAATCATTAACGGTcacttgcattattttttatatgacTAAACGTTCTTACCCTCCTTCAAAAATCTTCACACGGGCTGGTTCGGGTTGTCCTACTGAGGGAGCAATGTCCTCTCGTAAAGATTTGCCTCTCTGGCTAACTTCTCTTAATCTCACGTCATGTTTTGTATCTTCCTCTCTGCATTCCAGAGTTACCTGAAACATCACAACAGATGGCTAAATAACTACGAAAGCAACTCAATGGTATATAAAGCATTGCATCAAGTTGTAAATCAGTAACATACTTGTTCTTGCTTTGGTCTCCAGGGGGTAGAGGTTACAAGTAGTCCAGGTTGATACGTAGTAGCGACTGAATAAATAGCATTTTGTGTCCTCTGTTTGGATCGGAGAAGAGCAAGAATCATCCCAGTGCTAAGATTGGGTGGGTTGGGGTTATGGCATCTCACAATCCATGAGGCATACTCCGAGAAATGTGCAGCTGTTTTTGTGCTATTTGGCTTAGTGAAGTTGAGATAGCACCAGCTCACACAAGTAGTGGTGTGAAGACCTGAAAACTGAGACAACAGCAAAGCACCTATAGAAGAACGATAACTGATCATCAGGTGTTCTGCCGTTGGTTTGCGCTCCATCATAGCAGTATCTTGAGGAATACTAGCAGAAGATTGTAACTCCAGGTTGGACTCCATATCTACCTCCTGCGAATGCTTATGCGGGACTTCTGTATTTTCTAATTTTAAACTTATCTTGGGACATTCTTTGTCAACTTCGAGATTTCCTAACTCCACAGCACTGAGCTCTTTGACAATTTGGCCATAAATGTTCTCATCTTTGACTCGTTTTTGCTGCTTTGCCTCAGTGAAGAGTTCAATGCTACTTGCAGGAGAGAGCATGCGCTTGTTTGCCCCACCACTGGGGGCCTCTGTAGTTGAGATGGTTTTGGAGGTTAATGACAAAGGTATGCCTGTATTAAGCTTTGCTGGTGATGCTTGTGGGCTGCGCAAAAGTCGCCTTGGGTGCCCTAATTTTTCAGATGATTCATATAATATGCTAGTTTGTGGCATGAGATCAGCAAGACTTTGACTGGAGGATTTTTTGTGTTCTATGCATGAGATAGAGTTCTGTGGTTGAGAATCGAGGATATGAGATATACTAGTGTATGTTATGTGTCCGTAGGATGGCACTTGCATTTGAATTCTGACAGGAACTAGAAAACTAGACATGTTTTGATAGGCTAATGCATCCTGAGCTTGTGAAAGAACTGCTATTGTAGACAAAACACTGCCTACGCTCTGCAAACTATCTTCCTGGAAGTTTCGTAAGCTAATGTAAGATTCAGCTGTCTTAGAATCTTCTGGTTCCTTCTTAATCAGAAGCATTATGCTATCTGGGTCAAACACATTGGGTTGAGTGTATTGCTTATGAGATGAGGTTTGCACTTGGCCtacttgtttgtgttgttgaaaaGGACTGCCAGAAATCAAAGAATATCTCATTTTCTCAACGGATCCCTCAAGTGAAAACGGTTTGTTTGGTGAGGTTGGTCTCCTGCTGGTTTCATCTAGAATTGTGGCACTTTGTGTCACAACCTCTGGTTCACCACTTAACGATGCCTGCCTAACTAAGAAGCACCTTCTACGCTCTTTAACCTCTTCCTGCCTAAATGTAGGAGACAGACTACCATAGTCAAAAGACTTGCTTCGAAATTCTGGAACCTCTACGTGTACGTTATAAGGTGCCTGCTCTGATGCAGAACGTCTCATCTCTTTGTGACGACTCTGTGAACTACCTGGTACCGATAAGAACTCCAATGGCCTATTAAACTCATCTGGGTTGGTTTGGGATGCAATGTTAAGGTTCTCCTCTCTGTCAAGTGACTGGGAAAAGCTTGAGCTGTGAGACAAATTGCTATCTTGACTTGGGCTTCTGGAGAGACTCGTGCAAGCAGATTCAAAACTAGATTCTCCAGAAGAACACTCCATCTCTGCTAAACGCAAACGTTTCTTTTTGGGAGGCAGTTTTTCTATTGGAAACTGTGACAGTGTCTCACTCCTCTGTGGCCACTGAAACTCTTCAGTATGCTTTTCCCTTTGCCTGACCCCTACATCCGCAATTTTTTCTGGTCTGTCAGGCTCCACAGTTACTCTAATCTCTGGGACTTGGATACTGAGATGAGATGTTGGTTGTTTAGCCAAGTGAAGTTTCTGGTGCAGTAGACCGCTGCTTCCCCATTGCCATTCTATTCCTTCTGAGCCATGATTGGGATCATTTCTGTTACCCTCTATGCTATGTTCCTTTTCTGTCAAATTGTAAAGGTCAACTGCGTTCAATGGATTTGACCTAATGTCAGTTGAGGAGCTTAGCCAGTTGAATGAATTTGTGTGCTGAATTACAGAGATAACATTGCTGCCAGTTCTTCTTTCAGTGTCACAGAAGGCAGTATTAAAGACAGTTTCCTTTGTCTCAGACATGTCTGAGGGCTTGTCTTGGATTTGAAAATCTTCCTCCTCCATGACATGCTTGTCTTTTCTACGTTTCCTTGAAGTTTCTGACATATGGCTTTGGGAAATCGGACATGACTCAGTTTCTAGATAGTTTTCCATACCCATTGTAGAATCATCAATGGTGTGAATTTTCAAATCTGATTTTAAGCTACAAGCTAGATGAGCATAGTAGTCTGATTCTGCATGACCTTCATTAGCAGAGTGCTCAAAGGCAGCTTGCCGCATTAGTCTTCGCATTCCCACAGGTCCCCGGTAGGTGACATCAGCACCTGTCATTCTCTCATCAAACGAATTACTGCTTCTTAAGCCTTGTGGTGGATCCAGATTTGAATTAGATGAGGTTGGAAGTGAGTTACTGCGCAAGAACACGCTACTCTCTGATGCCATTTCAAGAAGATCAGTGCTTGCAGGGATTTGACAATCTTGATAATCTTCCTCTTGGAAAGACTCTGAATCAATTTTTATTGATCGGTCTAGGTCTTTTTTGCTACTATGTACA
The Xyrauchen texanus isolate HMW12.3.18 chromosome 22, RBS_HiC_50CHRs, whole genome shotgun sequence DNA segment above includes these coding regions:
- the LOC127662919 gene encoding gap junction epsilon-1 protein-like isoform X2, with translation MFFLGVLGFAVYGNEALHFSCDPDRRELNLFCYNQFRPVTPQVFWALQLVTVLVPGAVFHLYAAYKNIDQEDILKQPTYTVFYIISVLLRIVLEVAAFWLQSRLFGFLVHSLYFCDASSLEKAFNLTKCMVPEHFEKTIFLSAMYIFTIITMILCMAEIFEILCRRLGYLANQQRP
- the LOC127662919 gene encoding gap junction epsilon-1 protein-like isoform X1, giving the protein MSLNYIKNFYEGCLRPPTVIGQFHTLFFGSVRMFFLGVLGFAVYGNEALHFSCDPDRRELNLFCYNQFRPVTPQVFWALQLVTVLVPGAVFHLYAAYKNIDQEDILKQPTYTVFYIISVLLRIVLEVAAFWLQSRLFGFLVHSLYFCDASSLEKAFNLTKCMVPEHFEKTIFLSAMYIFTIITMILCMAEIFEILCRRLGYLANQQRP
- the LOC127662554 gene encoding human immunodeficiency virus type I enhancer-binding protein 2 homolog produces the protein MEATKTSVEPECSELIFNIKNDEKHLPSEMTQRGQSSGSEGKKRLAESPQTGAVSPFLGMEPQGFASGNTLTSKSREHGHIHLRRKTFPPPDKQCLQSESEGLQKKEQKSVKTGKYVCQYCGRACAKPSVLKKHIRSHTGERPYPCIPCGFSFKTKSNLYKHRKSHTHAVKAGLMSYLGQDSKHMGMEEELTVAKGDMHSDVEQSTDTDEEVVEDLALDATRHIKDTEAVIQDKWEKLAKKEAVMLSVQSSKTASSGKVSLREFRELMAPVAIAQVDQMVEFSTIKQRLALRLSDKKSQDSDQSLSLPSSYSKGSTDSGYFSRSESAEHQFNQSSASAKSYQEIMFGKCYRPTTRPKQSITVQTCMTDINEATSSFMIKPNKGMMPGDTESSVHSSKKDLDRSIKIDSESFQEEDYQDCQIPASTDLLEMASESSVFLRSNSLPTSSNSNLDPPQGLRSSNSFDERMTGADVTYRGPVGMRRLMRQAAFEHSANEGHAESDYYAHLACSLKSDLKIHTIDDSTMGMENYLETESCPISQSHMSETSRKRRKDKHVMEEEDFQIQDKPSDMSETKETVFNTAFCDTERRTGSNVISVIQHTNSFNWLSSSTDIRSNPLNAVDLYNLTEKEHSIEGNRNDPNHGSEGIEWQWGSSGLLHQKLHLAKQPTSHLSIQVPEIRVTVEPDRPEKIADVGVRQREKHTEEFQWPQRSETLSQFPIEKLPPKKKRLRLAEMECSSGESSFESACTSLSRSPSQDSNLSHSSSFSQSLDREENLNIASQTNPDEFNRPLEFLSVPGSSQSRHKEMRRSASEQAPYNVHVEVPEFRSKSFDYGSLSPTFRQEEVKERRRCFLVRQASLSGEPEVVTQSATILDETSRRPTSPNKPFSLEGSVEKMRYSLISGSPFQQHKQVGQVQTSSHKQYTQPNVFDPDSIMLLIKKEPEDSKTAESYISLRNFQEDSLQSVGSVLSTIAVLSQAQDALAYQNMSSFLVPVRIQMQVPSYGHITYTSISHILDSQPQNSISCIEHKKSSSQSLADLMPQTSILYESSEKLGHPRRLLRSPQASPAKLNTGIPLSLTSKTISTTEAPSGGANKRMLSPASSIELFTEAKQQKRVKDENIYGQIVKELSAVELGNLEVDKECPKISLKLENTEVPHKHSQEVDMESNLELQSSASIPQDTAMMERKPTAEHLMISYRSSIGALLLSQFSGLHTTTCVSWCYLNFTKPNSTKTAAHFSEYASWIVRCHNPNPPNLSTGMILALLRSKQRTQNAIYSVATTYQPGLLVTSTPWRPKQEQVTLECREEDTKHDVRLREVSQRGKSLREDIAPSVGQPEPARVKIFEGGYKSNEDYVYVRGRGRGKYICEECGIRCKKPSMLKKHIRTHTDVRPYICKCCNFAFKTKGNLTKHMKSKAHLKKCLELGVSPTAMDNTEDADDIQKSLDSRPMETTIKHQFSDVEDSDEDGDEPDDEEDDECDGDSTPKTLSRSTSPQPYAVSKPCLSSCLMKHLDTSRNPPKEQLEIFSSRIEDDLTLEQSSKSFELCPPQLLSPCWDSPRQRYICPRGDLSPQRHLLSTCDSSPLRAISPRRDLCFRGDFSPVFQLSLVRPMPTGADPSGQRAQSPLGRQKVVLRAVSPQKGSYQHRANMEQGRSTRFQSSPPRPVIGVHSEKKMDREGTLNLYVPAGQCSRKGLSTSLQPDILSHLPLHSQGQVPTPVPMIPIGGLRMPSTSTSGVAQERDSHPSLPQENISEMASSSRTSAPVPDLGMSYGGETATSNPGLSSKYDKKEESVSICAKAIASLRITTEDATDKPPKS